A stretch of the Lolium perenne isolate Kyuss_39 chromosome 3, Kyuss_2.0, whole genome shotgun sequence genome encodes the following:
- the LOC127339323 gene encoding protein FAR1-RELATED SEQUENCE 5 → MGTVFDSLAEAYEFYNIYSWESGFGIRYGKSRHNVRGSKCMQEIVCGCSGKPPVRDNSASNRTNCPALVRLLRTDDHAWFVSEHRVSHNHPMLGTCAEKLHCPSHKHIDKYTRDLLKQLRENNVNLSKVYSIIGSLFARMENVPFTKRCLRNFCGKLSREQADDDVRKTMEVFSQIGADDPDFSYVVEVDKESKIKTLLWSNGRSKVQYRNFGDAITFDTTYRTNLYDMPFGLFLGVNNHFQSIILGGVLMREEKIGSFKWVFSEFVKMMGGRHPQTILTDQARAMEVAIQQVLPGTTHRWCKWHVLRKAKESLGAHYTKRGEFQPEFHKVLNAMLTAEEFESAWHILVEKYKLQNNTFMTQIFEVRHKWAKPYFSGKFCARMTSTQRSESANHLLKGYVPPGCPMNLFVKQYMKIQFDRESEEGFQEKRTRMGGVVLRYNLPLEEHASKVYTKTMFEMFQGFMYKAGRYILVEEMQGRIYAVRHVNGEARERWSKIEYTVAVSADRGKFSCECGLFEHMGMVCCHILKVMMALDVQRIPEFHIVKRWTVDARDNLPSHLLHYQKDQGSKTSSSFRHSALYLIALEVVQLGDSNVAAFERGMDILLAAKVELAGLAAVKDGLGLTERATVDALVRREPEDGSLPTVLGRTDFGQVQLEREAPPTLEVAADLIAVINPPNRRKRPCMPTTGRDKPPYEVTEKRSRFCKIQGERTQKHHMSEQRRFAEEAKAGAKM, encoded by the exons ATGGGCACCGTGTTCGATTCTCTCGCTGAAGCCTATgaattctacaacatatattcATGGGAGAGCGGATTCGGTATAAGATATGGCAAGAGTAGGCATAACGTCCGGGGATCCAAGTGCATGCAAGAAATAGTTTGTGGATGCTCA GGCAAGCCGCCAGTGAGGGACAACAGTGCGTCGAATCGAACAAACTGCCCTGCACTCGTTCGGTTACTGAGGACCGACGACCATGCTTGGTTTGTTAGTGAACACCGGGTGTCTCACAACCACCCCATGCTAGGCACATGTGCGGAGAAGCTCCACTGCCCGTCGCATAAGCATATAGACAAGTACACGAGGGATCTGCTTAAGCAGCTTAGGGAGAACAATGTTAATCTCAGCAAAGTGTATAGCATCATTGGCAGCTTGTTTGCCAGGATGGAGAACGTCCCTTTCACGAAGAGGTGCCTGCGGAATTTCTGTGGAAAACTTAGCAGAGAGCAGGCCGACGATGATGTCCGGAAGACAATGGAAGTGTTCTCTCAAATTGGTGCAGATGACCCAGACTTCTCTTATGTGGTGGAAGTGGACAAGGAAAGTAAAATCAAGACTCTGTTGTGGTCTAATGGGCGGAGCAAGGTACAGTACCGCAACTTTGGGGACGCAATTACATTTGACACAACATACAGGACCAATCTGTATGATATGCCATTTGGGTTGTTCCTTGGGGTTAACAACCACTTCCAGAGCATCATCCTGGGGGGTGTTCTGATGAGGGAAGAGAAGATTGGTAGTTTCAAATGGGTGTTCAGTGAATTCGTGAAGATGATGGGTGGTCGTCATCCACAGACTATACTAACCG ATCAAGCGCGTGCCATGGAGGTCGCAATTCAGCAAGTACTGCCTGGTACAACACACCGGTGGTGCAAGTGGCACGTTTTGCGCAAGGCTAAGGAGAGTCTTGGGGCTCATTACACAAAACGTGGAGAATTCCAACCGGAATTTCACAAGGTCCTAAATGCCATGCTGACAGCAGAAGAGTTCGAATCAGCTTGGCATATTCTGGTGGAGAAGTACAAGCTACAGAACAACACATTCATGACTCAAATTTTCGAGGTTCGTCACAAATGGGCCAAGCCTTACTTCAGCGGCAAGTTCTGTGCGAGGATGACCAGCACTCAACGAAGTGAGAGTGCCAACCATCTTCTCAAAGGCTACGTCCCGCCGGGCTGCCCGATGAACTTATTCGTTAAGCAGTACATGAAAATCCAGTTTGACAGGGAGTCGGAGGAGGGATTCCAGGAGAAGCGGACGCGTATG GGCGGTGTGGTGCTGAGGTACAACCTACCGCTAGAGGAACATGCAAGCAAGGTGTACACCAAGACAATGTTCGAAATGTTTCAGGGTTTCATGTACAAAGCTGGCAggtacatacttgttgaggaaatGCAGGGCCGAATTTATGCTGTGAGGCATGTCAATGGTGAAGCCCGTGAGAGGTGGAGTAAAATTGAATACACCGTCGCCGTATCTGCTGACCGTGGCAAGTTTAGCTGTGAGTGCGGGTTGTTCGAGCACATGGGCATGGTCTGCTGTCACATCTTAAAG GTGATGATGGCACTAGACGTGCAGCGTATCCCAGAATTTCACATTGTCAAGAGGTGGACGGTTGATGCGAGGGATAACTTACCGTCTCATTTACTGCACTACCAAAAAGACCAGGGGTCGAAGACATCATCTTCTTTCAGGCACTCCGCCTTGTACCTCATTGCTCTTGAGGTAGTGCAGTTGGGTGATAGCAATGTGGCTGCGTTTGAACGGGGGATGGACATTCTACTtgctgcgaaggttgaactggctGGTCTAGCAGCGGTCAAGGATGGATTGGGCCTGACTGAGAGAGCAACGGTGGATGCACTGGTTAGGCGTGAGCCTGAAGATGGATCGCTTCCCACAGTTCTAGGAAGGACTGATTTTGGACAGGTTCAGCTAGAGCGGGAAGCACCACCGACACTGGAAGTGGCTGCAGATTTGATTGCGGTTATTAACCCACCCAACCGTAGGAAGCGGCCGTGTATGCCAACGACCGGACGCGACAAGCCACCGTACGAGGTTACAGAGAAGCGTTCTCGATTTTGTAAGATACAGGGGGAAAGGACACAAAAGCACCACATGTCCGAGCAGAGGAGATTTGCCGAAGAAGCAAAGGCAGGAGCAAAGATGTAG